TGCTGCGGTGGTTCTTGTGGTTACGGGTGCGGCGGTGTTCAGCGCGACTCCCGCCCTGGCGAAGGGGAGCGGGCAGTGCCAGCATCAGATCTGCATGTGGGAAGACATTAATTATGATGGAGATCTCTACGTCGATGCGCCGGCGGTCGTCGGGTGTCACGACATTCATGGCTGGAACGGTGACAACGAGATCAGCTCGGTGAGGAACAAATCGGAC
The window above is part of the Allokutzneria albata genome. Proteins encoded here:
- a CDS encoding peptidase inhibitor family I36 protein, which translates into the protein MVRERFSRIAAVVLVVTGAAVFSATPALAKGSGQCQHQICMWEDINYDGDLYVDAPAVVGCHDIHGWNGDNEISSVRNKSDRYTLYLYSEDGCVGELIKLHPNHDRADLAYYFVNDDAESYAVRDE